The following proteins are encoded in a genomic region of Methylibium petroleiphilum PM1:
- the ntrB gene encoding nitrate ABC transporter permease produces the protein MDGTRSLDLRAGLLSALILALLLGVWQLATRPAAGSAAAPAATMTPEQIEYARLLGKEPGAEAGSTAGRSGFPTPAQLGSKMVEHLSRPFYDNGPNDKGIGLQLAYSLGRVGLGFALAALVAIPLGFLIGMSPLVYRALDPFIQVLKPISPLAWMPLALYTIKDSSISGIFVIFICSVWPMLINTAFGVAGVRREWLNVARTLEVSPLRKAFEVILPAAAPTILTGMRISMGIAWLVIVAAEMLVGGTGIGYFVWNEWNNLSLTNVIFAILVIGVVGMLLDLLFARAQKAVTYVD, from the coding sequence ATGGACGGAACCCGTTCGCTCGACCTGCGCGCCGGCCTGCTGTCTGCGCTGATCCTCGCGCTGCTGCTGGGCGTGTGGCAGCTCGCCACGCGGCCGGCGGCGGGCAGCGCGGCGGCGCCGGCCGCGACGATGACGCCGGAACAGATCGAGTACGCCCGCCTGCTCGGCAAGGAGCCGGGTGCCGAGGCCGGCTCGACCGCCGGCCGCTCCGGCTTCCCGACACCGGCCCAGCTGGGCAGCAAGATGGTCGAGCACCTGTCGCGCCCGTTCTACGACAACGGCCCGAACGACAAGGGGATCGGCCTGCAGCTTGCCTATTCGCTGGGGCGGGTGGGGCTGGGCTTCGCGCTGGCGGCCCTGGTCGCGATCCCGCTGGGCTTCCTGATCGGCATGAGCCCGCTGGTCTACCGTGCGCTCGATCCGTTCATCCAGGTGCTCAAGCCGATCTCGCCGCTGGCCTGGATGCCGCTGGCGCTCTACACGATCAAGGACTCGTCGATCAGCGGCATCTTCGTGATCTTCATCTGCTCGGTCTGGCCGATGTTGATCAACACCGCCTTCGGCGTGGCCGGCGTGCGGCGCGAATGGCTCAACGTGGCCAGGACGCTGGAGGTGAGCCCGCTGCGCAAGGCCTTCGAGGTGATCCTCCCGGCGGCGGCGCCCACCATCCTGACGGGCATGCGCATCAGCATGGGCATCGCCTGGCTGGTGATCGTGGCCGCCGAGATGCTGGTCGGCGGCACCGGCATCGGCTACTTCGTGTGGAACGAGTGGAACAACCTGTCGCTCACCAACGTGATCTTCGCGATCCTGGTGATCGGTGTGGTCGGCATGCTGCTGGACCTGCTGTTCGCGCGGGCGCAGAAGGCGGTGACGTATGTGGATTGA
- a CDS encoding CmpA/NrtA family ABC transporter substrate-binding protein, with protein MSDARDIDPYDADRPLLMRCSCGRHGSAAEHAAEDASTELRRRSETADFEADSNAFVEATLVKALFPQDAVRRRFLRAVGKGTAMAAIASVLPIAPLQALAQAAAAPEKKDLKIGFIPITCATPLIMAHPLGFYSKQGLNVQVVKTAGWALIRDKMLNKEYDATHFLSPMPLAISMGVGSNATPMNVATIQNTNGQAITLHVKHKDKRDPKDWKGFKFAVPFEYSMHNFLLRYYVAEAGLDPDRDIQIRVVPPPEMVANLRAGNIDGYLGPDPFNQRAVFEEVGFLHLLTKDLWNGHPCCAFGTSTEFIQQNPNTFAALYRAVLTAAAMARKPENRELIAKVISPQAYLNQPETVVAQVLTGRFADGLGNVRNVPDRADFDPIPWQSMAVWMLTQMKRWGYVKGDVNYRQIAEKVFLLTDARKTMKQLDQKVPDGAYPKFTIMGKVFDPEQPEPYLGSFAIKRT; from the coding sequence ATGAGTGATGCGCGCGATATCGACCCGTACGATGCCGACCGGCCGCTGCTGATGCGGTGCAGCTGCGGCCGCCACGGCTCCGCCGCCGAGCACGCGGCCGAGGACGCCAGCACCGAGCTGCGCCGCCGCAGCGAGACGGCCGACTTCGAGGCCGACTCGAATGCCTTCGTCGAGGCCACGCTGGTGAAGGCGCTGTTCCCGCAGGATGCGGTGCGGCGCCGTTTCCTGCGTGCGGTGGGCAAGGGCACGGCGATGGCGGCCATTGCCAGCGTGCTGCCGATCGCCCCGCTGCAGGCCCTGGCGCAGGCCGCCGCGGCGCCCGAGAAGAAGGACCTGAAGATCGGCTTCATCCCGATCACCTGCGCCACGCCGCTGATCATGGCCCACCCGCTGGGCTTCTACTCGAAGCAGGGCCTCAATGTGCAGGTGGTCAAGACGGCCGGCTGGGCGCTGATCCGCGACAAGATGCTCAACAAGGAGTACGACGCCACGCACTTCCTGAGCCCGATGCCGCTGGCCATCAGCATGGGCGTGGGCTCCAACGCCACGCCGATGAACGTGGCGACGATCCAGAACACCAACGGCCAGGCGATCACGCTGCACGTCAAGCACAAGGACAAGCGCGACCCGAAGGACTGGAAGGGCTTCAAGTTCGCGGTGCCGTTCGAGTACTCGATGCACAACTTCCTGCTGCGCTACTACGTGGCCGAGGCCGGGCTGGACCCGGACCGCGACATCCAGATCCGCGTGGTGCCGCCGCCGGAGATGGTGGCCAACCTGCGCGCCGGCAACATCGACGGCTACCTCGGCCCGGATCCCTTCAACCAGCGAGCGGTGTTCGAGGAGGTGGGCTTCCTGCACCTGCTGACCAAGGACCTGTGGAACGGCCACCCGTGCTGCGCCTTCGGCACCAGCACCGAGTTCATCCAGCAGAACCCCAACACCTTCGCGGCGCTCTACCGCGCGGTGCTCACCGCCGCGGCGATGGCACGCAAGCCCGAGAACCGCGAGCTGATCGCCAAGGTGATCTCGCCGCAGGCCTACCTGAACCAGCCCGAGACGGTGGTGGCGCAGGTGCTGACCGGCCGGTTCGCCGACGGCCTGGGCAACGTGAGGAACGTGCCCGACCGCGCCGACTTCGACCCCATCCCCTGGCAGAGCATGGCCGTGTGGATGCTCACGCAGATGAAGCGCTGGGGCTACGTGAAGGGCGACGTGAACTACCGGCAGATCGCCGAGAAGGTGTTCCTGCTGACCGACGCCAGGAAGACGATGAAGCAGCTCGACCAGAAGGTGCCCGACGGCGCGTACCCGAAGTTCACGATCATGGGCAAGGTGTTCGACCCCGAGCAGCCCGAGCCCTACCTCGGCAGCTTCGCGATCAAGCGCACCTGA
- a CDS encoding S1C family serine protease translates to MASGRVSGAKARWCRTVGAAALAAAGASALLTSCAHPKAPDADPPRMPPASFAPALRQGLSAAVGVFGVGLEYSAAELQKPEARRRVGAGRVADRIGAGFVISGAEGLIVTASHAVAGSQRIAVRLPDRRIVAATLVGEDEMADIALLRVPLVLPEPPPQGRSAALRPGDWVLAVGEPYGLNRSVVAGIVGGTDRHFAEDQELLFIQSDLALNPGNSGGPLLDGSGAIVGMNTRTVVGAEGSGGVSLSIPIEIVMQIVGELRDQGHVARPRLGAEFDDVAPFVALDARRAYASGARVGEVGLDSLAERIGLQVGDIIVGMNGRPIGHSGDLARALLAWRSVSGTTLTVFREQAYLELRLQ, encoded by the coding sequence GTGGCCTCGGGCCGGGTGAGCGGCGCGAAGGCCCGCTGGTGCCGCACAGTGGGAGCGGCGGCGCTCGCCGCGGCCGGTGCGTCCGCGCTGCTGACGTCGTGTGCCCACCCGAAGGCGCCCGATGCGGACCCGCCGCGCATGCCGCCGGCAAGCTTTGCGCCGGCCCTGCGGCAGGGGCTCTCGGCGGCGGTGGGCGTGTTCGGTGTCGGCCTGGAGTATTCGGCCGCCGAACTGCAGAAGCCCGAGGCCCGGCGTCGCGTCGGTGCAGGACGCGTGGCCGACCGCATCGGCGCCGGCTTCGTGATCTCCGGCGCCGAGGGCCTGATCGTCACGGCCTCGCATGCGGTGGCCGGCAGCCAGCGCATTGCGGTCCGGCTGCCGGACCGGCGCATCGTCGCCGCCACGCTGGTGGGCGAGGACGAGATGGCCGACATCGCGCTGCTGCGCGTGCCGCTCGTGCTCCCGGAGCCGCCGCCACAGGGCCGTTCGGCGGCGCTGCGGCCAGGCGACTGGGTGCTGGCGGTGGGTGAGCCCTACGGACTGAACCGGTCGGTGGTGGCCGGCATCGTCGGCGGGACCGACCGTCATTTCGCGGAGGACCAGGAGCTGCTGTTCATCCAGAGCGACCTCGCCCTCAACCCGGGCAACTCGGGCGGACCGCTGCTCGACGGCAGCGGCGCGATCGTCGGCATGAACACCCGCACCGTCGTCGGCGCCGAGGGCTCCGGCGGCGTGAGCCTGTCGATCCCGATCGAGATCGTGATGCAGATCGTCGGCGAGCTGCGCGACCAGGGCCACGTTGCCCGGCCTCGGCTGGGCGCCGAGTTCGACGACGTGGCGCCTTTCGTCGCGCTGGACGCGCGCCGGGCCTATGCGTCCGGGGCGCGCGTCGGCGAGGTCGGCCTGGACTCGCTGGCCGAGCGCATCGGCCTGCAGGTGGGCGACATCATCGTCGGCATGAACGGCCGTCCCATCGGCCACAGCGGTGACCTGGCGCGGGCGCTGCTGGCCTGGCGCTCGGTCAGCGGCACGACGCTGACCGTGTTCCGCGAGCAGGCCTACCTGGAGCTGCGCCTGCAGTAG
- a CDS encoding TraR/DksA family transcriptional regulator, with protein sequence MRPTLTTLRTVSSGAPRGVCPAGLQEPTRSLLRHRLIDLERRLVDMAETITTRLCDGAAIAESAAPRPDAVVLGEVRAALARFETGRYGHCVECGAPIEPARLIERPQASRCDDCEHEHEHEHHAGRAAYS encoded by the coding sequence ATGCGCCCGACGCTGACGACTCTTCGGACGGTGAGCTCCGGCGCGCCTCGCGGTGTCTGCCCCGCCGGGCTCCAGGAACCGACCCGCAGCCTGTTGCGGCACCGCTTGATCGACCTGGAGCGCCGTCTGGTGGACATGGCCGAGACGATCACCACCCGCCTGTGCGATGGTGCAGCCATCGCCGAATCCGCCGCGCCGCGGCCCGACGCGGTCGTGCTCGGCGAGGTGCGCGCGGCGCTCGCGCGGTTCGAGACCGGGCGCTATGGTCATTGCGTCGAATGCGGCGCACCGATCGAGCCGGCGCGCCTGATCGAGCGGCCACAGGCCAGCCGCTGCGATGATTGCGAGCACGAACACGAACACGAACACCATGCCGGGCGTGCGGCCTATTCATGA
- a CDS encoding universal stress protein, whose protein sequence is MFKHLLVPVDGSALSERAMQASIDFARQLGASITAFIAEPPTPPAGSTHSAARYLRDLETHAQVAAEHARGVLSAFERRASDAGIPFDGCFAQAHEIDAAIADAARQRGCDLIVMVTHGRGLFGEWLFGSQTRGVMVRSKLPLLMLH, encoded by the coding sequence ATGTTCAAGCACCTTCTGGTTCCCGTCGACGGCAGCGCGCTGTCGGAACGCGCGATGCAGGCGAGCATCGACTTCGCCCGCCAGCTCGGCGCGTCGATCACCGCGTTCATCGCCGAGCCGCCCACACCCCCCGCGGGTTCGACCCACAGCGCGGCCCGCTATCTGCGCGACCTGGAGACCCACGCCCAGGTCGCGGCCGAGCATGCACGCGGCGTGCTGTCGGCGTTCGAGCGGCGCGCCAGCGACGCCGGCATTCCGTTCGACGGCTGCTTCGCGCAGGCCCACGAGATCGACGCCGCCATTGCGGACGCCGCACGCCAGCGCGGCTGCGATCTGATCGTGATGGTGACGCACGGTCGCGGACTGTTCGGCGAGTGGCTGTTCGGCTCGCAGACCCGGGGCGTGATGGTGCGCAGCAAGCTGCCGCTGCTGATGCTGCATTGA
- a CDS encoding TraR/DksA family transcriptional regulator, whose translation MNTRPCADLRDDLLAREARLRDELRAHRARLLEPAAATGNTFVAGSEGAAADAEDELDITLISHWQRELDEVSAALQRLNTGSYGHCERCGEPIGLPRLRALPEARHCLDCQEQADRAVHRT comes from the coding sequence ATGAACACCCGACCCTGCGCGGACCTCCGCGACGACCTGCTGGCCCGCGAGGCCCGACTGCGCGATGAGCTGCGCGCCCACCGCGCCCGGCTGCTCGAGCCCGCGGCGGCCACCGGCAACACCTTCGTCGCCGGCAGCGAAGGCGCGGCGGCCGACGCCGAAGACGAGCTCGACATCACGCTGATCAGCCACTGGCAGCGCGAGCTCGACGAGGTGAGCGCCGCGCTGCAGCGGCTGAACACCGGCAGCTACGGTCACTGCGAGCGCTGCGGCGAGCCGATCGGTCTGCCGCGGCTTCGTGCGCTGCCCGAGGCCCGCCACTGCCTGGACTGCCAGGAGCAGGCCGACCGGGCGGTCCATCGCACCTGA
- a CDS encoding MgtC/SapB family protein, whose amino-acid sequence MSGVTLPDGALGLAVALGAGLLIGVERERRKGRGRDREAAGLRSFAVAAATGGLAQWVPVPGLVIVGALLVAGLAALSHAKSRSRDPGLTTELALFTTYLIGVQSVLSPALGAACGAGLAVLLAARERLHRFATELLSEQELHDGLLLTALALIVLPLIPARSLDALGGIDPRPLAALVLLILAMQAAGQVALRALGPRGGVLAAGLVSGFVSSTATVASLGGRARERPEQAALLAGGAVLSGVATWLQALLISVLLSPPAAAALLLPALAGAAGALAVGLLSLRTAGAVHEPPAGPPRSALRPREALAVALTLGLVALLVGNAQRHYGDVGLELSVVLAALVDAHAPIASLAALHAAGELPTEALLHGVLLAVSANTMTRCGVAMVAGGRAYALRVGLALTVSLALAWSVAWW is encoded by the coding sequence GTGAGCGGGGTCACGCTGCCGGACGGTGCCCTCGGCCTCGCGGTGGCCCTCGGTGCCGGCCTGCTGATCGGCGTCGAGCGCGAGCGCCGCAAGGGCCGCGGTCGGGACCGCGAAGCCGCGGGCCTGCGCAGCTTTGCCGTCGCGGCCGCCACCGGCGGCCTGGCGCAGTGGGTGCCGGTGCCCGGGCTGGTGATCGTCGGCGCCCTGCTGGTGGCCGGGCTGGCCGCGCTGTCGCACGCGAAGAGCCGTTCGCGCGATCCTGGCCTGACGACCGAGCTGGCGCTGTTCACCACCTACCTGATCGGCGTGCAGTCGGTCCTCTCGCCGGCCCTCGGGGCGGCCTGCGGTGCGGGGCTGGCGGTGCTGCTGGCAGCACGTGAACGCCTGCACCGCTTCGCAACCGAGCTGCTCAGCGAGCAGGAGTTGCACGATGGGCTGCTGCTGACGGCGCTGGCGCTCATCGTGCTGCCCCTGATCCCGGCGCGATCGCTCGATGCCCTGGGAGGGATCGATCCCCGCCCGCTCGCCGCCCTGGTGCTGCTGATCCTGGCGATGCAGGCGGCAGGCCAGGTGGCGCTGCGTGCGCTGGGACCGCGGGGCGGCGTGCTGGCAGCCGGGCTGGTGTCGGGCTTCGTGTCGAGCACTGCCACGGTGGCCTCGCTCGGCGGCCGGGCGCGCGAGCGGCCCGAGCAGGCGGCGCTGCTGGCGGGTGGGGCGGTGTTGTCGGGTGTGGCCACCTGGTTGCAGGCGTTGCTGATCAGCGTCCTGCTGTCGCCACCGGCCGCGGCGGCGCTGCTGCTGCCGGCGCTGGCCGGTGCGGCGGGTGCGCTGGCGGTCGGGCTGCTGTCGCTGCGCACGGCCGGGGCGGTGCACGAACCGCCGGCGGGTCCGCCGCGCAGCGCGCTGCGACCGCGGGAAGCCCTCGCGGTGGCACTGACGCTCGGCCTGGTCGCGCTGCTGGTGGGCAATGCGCAACGCCACTACGGCGATGTCGGACTGGAGCTGAGCGTGGTGCTCGCCGCGCTGGTCGATGCGCATGCGCCGATCGCATCGCTGGCCGCGCTGCACGCGGCGGGCGAACTGCCGACCGAGGCCCTGCTGCACGGCGTTCTGCTCGCCGTCAGCGCCAACACGATGACGCGCTGCGGTGTGGCGATGGTGGCAGGAGGTCGTGCCTACGCACTGCGCGTCGGGCTGGCGCTGACCGTCAGCCTGGCGCTCGCCTGGAGCGTCGCGTGGTGGTGA
- a CDS encoding MBL fold metallo-hydrolase RNA specificity domain-containing protein, with translation MKLTFLGAADTVTGSKHLVEMGGARVLLDCGLFQGYKTLRERNWAPLAVPPAQIDAVVLSHAHLDHCGWLPVLVRQGFKGPVYASAATRDLAEVLLLDSAHLQEEDARRANRGGWSRHAPALPLYGVADAKRAIARIGVAPAGRGVRVGDARIEFTPAGHLLGAMSVSVRANGRTLVFSGDLGRGDDLLMPAPGRVAQADVLLIESTYGNRCHPRDDVQAHLGEIVRATVRRGGSVLLPSFAVGRAQALLLVLQRLKAAGEIPADLPLFLDSPMASTATALYQRHRKLLRITPREAATLTDDVTLVAGPEASERLTRQRWPKVIISASGMATGGRVLHHLKALAPNPRNHIVFPGFQVGGTRGAALVGGAREVKIHGEYVAVKATVSHLEGFSGHADADGLMEWLRGFETPPERCFVVHGEPVAADTLRLRIQDELGWRVSVPEHGAALDL, from the coding sequence ATGAAGCTCACCTTCCTCGGCGCCGCCGACACCGTCACCGGCTCGAAGCACCTGGTCGAGATGGGCGGCGCGCGCGTGCTGCTCGACTGCGGCCTGTTCCAGGGCTACAAGACGCTGCGCGAGCGCAACTGGGCGCCGCTGGCGGTGCCGCCGGCGCAGATCGACGCGGTCGTGCTGAGCCACGCCCACCTCGACCACTGCGGCTGGCTGCCGGTGCTGGTGAGGCAGGGATTCAAGGGCCCGGTGTATGCCTCCGCCGCCACGCGCGACCTCGCCGAGGTGCTGCTGCTCGACAGCGCCCACCTGCAGGAGGAGGACGCACGCCGCGCCAACCGCGGCGGCTGGTCGCGGCATGCGCCGGCCCTGCCGCTGTACGGCGTGGCCGACGCCAAGCGCGCCATCGCCCGCATCGGCGTGGCCCCGGCCGGGCGCGGTGTGCGCGTCGGCGACGCCCGCATCGAGTTCACCCCCGCCGGCCACCTGCTGGGGGCGATGTCGGTGAGCGTGCGCGCGAACGGCCGCACGCTGGTGTTCTCGGGCGATCTCGGTCGCGGCGACGACCTGCTGATGCCCGCGCCGGGCCGCGTGGCGCAGGCCGATGTGCTGCTGATCGAGTCGACCTATGGCAACCGCTGCCATCCGCGCGACGACGTGCAGGCGCATCTGGGCGAGATCGTGCGTGCCACGGTGCGCCGCGGCGGCAGCGTGCTGCTGCCGTCGTTCGCCGTCGGTCGCGCGCAGGCCCTGCTGCTGGTGCTGCAGCGGCTCAAGGCGGCCGGCGAGATCCCGGCCGACCTGCCGCTCTTTCTAGACAGCCCGATGGCGAGCACCGCGACCGCGCTGTACCAGCGCCACCGCAAGCTGCTGCGCATCACGCCGCGCGAGGCGGCCACGCTGACCGACGATGTGACGCTGGTCGCCGGGCCCGAGGCGTCCGAGCGCCTGACGCGCCAGCGCTGGCCCAAGGTCATCATCTCGGCCAGCGGCATGGCCACCGGCGGGCGCGTGCTGCACCACCTGAAGGCGCTGGCGCCCAACCCGCGCAACCACATCGTGTTCCCCGGCTTCCAGGTCGGCGGCACGCGCGGCGCGGCGCTGGTGGGCGGTGCGCGCGAGGTCAAGATCCACGGCGAGTACGTCGCGGTGAAGGCCACCGTGAGCCACCTCGAAGGCTTCTCCGGCCATGCCGATGCCGACGGGCTGATGGAGTGGTTGCGCGGCTTCGAGACACCGCCCGAGCGCTGCTTCGTCGTCCACGGCGAGCCGGTGGCGGCCGACACGCTGCGGCTGCGCATCCAGGACGAACTGGGCTGGCGCGTGTCGGTGCCGGAACACGGCGCGGCGCTGGACCTGTGA
- a CDS encoding response regulator, producing the protein MIRVVICDDHVIVRQGIKQILADAGDIALAGEAGNGPDAMTLVRAGAAAGTPPDVVLLDIAMPQRDGLDVLKSLKAEFPRLPVLMLSTYPDRQYAVRSLKLGAAGYLNKSADSEQMIDAIRRVAQGKLFITPSVAEQLAGAVGAGIGSRKGGVGDDEAPLHERLSHREYQVFGLLAAGKSVGEIAEQLVLSSNTVSTYRARILEKTGVRNDVELALYAVRQELMQV; encoded by the coding sequence ATGATCCGCGTCGTCATCTGCGACGACCACGTGATCGTGCGCCAGGGCATCAAGCAGATCCTGGCCGACGCCGGGGACATCGCGCTGGCCGGCGAAGCCGGCAACGGCCCCGACGCGATGACCCTGGTGCGCGCCGGCGCCGCCGCCGGCACGCCGCCCGACGTGGTGCTGCTCGACATCGCGATGCCGCAGCGCGACGGACTCGACGTGCTGAAGTCGCTGAAGGCCGAGTTCCCGAGGTTGCCGGTGCTGATGCTCAGCACCTATCCCGACCGGCAGTACGCGGTGCGCAGCCTCAAGCTCGGCGCGGCCGGCTACCTGAACAAGAGCGCCGACAGCGAGCAGATGATCGACGCCATCCGCAGGGTGGCGCAGGGCAAGCTCTTCATCACCCCCAGCGTCGCCGAGCAGCTGGCGGGCGCGGTGGGGGCCGGCATCGGCAGCAGGAAGGGCGGCGTCGGCGACGACGAGGCCCCGCTGCACGAGCGCCTGTCGCACCGCGAGTACCAGGTGTTCGGCCTGCTCGCGGCCGGCAAGAGCGTCGGCGAGATCGCCGAGCAGCTGGTGCTGTCGTCCAACACGGTGAGCACCTACCGCGCCCGCATCCTCGAGAAGACCGGGGTGCGCAACGACGTGGAGCTGGCGTTGTACGCGGTGCGGCAGGAGCTGATGCAGGTCTGA
- a CDS encoding sensor histidine kinase encodes MHVCSPDPAALPPASAAPRAVPRHDGTPWQDRLTLLLESTGDGIFGIDIDGCCTFMNRAAAQGLGYRTEEVLGRNMHALIHHSHGNGAHYAEADCPIFNAFRRGLPCRIDHEVLWRADDSSFQAEYSSYPIVEAGAVVGAVVTFVDITARKQAEEQLVRAKRELERTNDRLEQRVAERTRALSDALAQRRRLSAYLETVREEERTRIAREIHDELGSLLVALKMDVNWLEKRVADRLPLAAKCEGMGALIDTAVDKVGRIITDLRPSILDHQGLWAALEWQAQEWLESAELEADIQVHVAAGVAPPEGGSAIAVFRIFQELLSNIARHAKARRVGIRIVVDAPPEPVLYLDVRDDGVGTTAEALNDPRSYGVMGMRERAAHFGGRLTIDSAPGQGTLVRLVMPLAPEERP; translated from the coding sequence ATGCACGTCTGTTCGCCCGACCCTGCCGCCCTGCCGCCCGCCTCGGCGGCGCCTCGGGCCGTGCCGCGCCACGACGGCACGCCGTGGCAGGACCGTCTCACGCTGCTGCTCGAATCGACCGGGGACGGCATCTTCGGCATCGACATCGACGGCTGCTGCACTTTCATGAACCGCGCCGCCGCCCAGGGCCTGGGCTACCGCACCGAAGAGGTGCTCGGCCGCAACATGCATGCGCTGATCCACCACTCGCACGGCAACGGTGCGCATTACGCCGAGGCGGACTGTCCGATCTTCAACGCCTTCCGCCGCGGGCTGCCGTGCCGCATCGACCACGAGGTGCTGTGGCGCGCCGACGACAGCTCCTTTCAGGCCGAGTACTCGTCCTACCCCATCGTCGAGGCCGGCGCGGTGGTGGGTGCGGTGGTCACCTTCGTCGACATCACCGCGCGCAAGCAGGCCGAGGAACAGCTGGTGCGCGCCAAGCGCGAGCTCGAACGCACCAACGACCGGCTGGAGCAGCGCGTCGCCGAGCGCACCCGCGCGCTCAGCGACGCGCTCGCGCAGCGGCGCCGGCTCTCGGCCTACCTGGAGACGGTGCGCGAAGAGGAGCGCACCCGCATCGCCCGCGAGATCCACGACGAACTCGGCTCGCTGCTGGTGGCGCTGAAGATGGACGTCAACTGGCTCGAGAAGCGCGTCGCCGACCGCCTGCCGCTGGCCGCCAAGTGCGAGGGCATGGGCGCGCTGATCGACACCGCGGTCGACAAGGTCGGCCGCATCATCACCGACCTGCGGCCCAGCATCCTCGATCACCAGGGCCTGTGGGCCGCGCTGGAGTGGCAGGCCCAGGAGTGGCTGGAGAGCGCCGAGCTGGAGGCCGACATCCAGGTGCACGTGGCCGCCGGCGTCGCGCCGCCCGAGGGCGGGTCGGCGATCGCGGTGTTCCGCATCTTCCAGGAGCTGCTGTCGAACATCGCGCGGCATGCGAAGGCGCGTCGCGTCGGCATCCGCATCGTGGTCGATGCGCCGCCCGAGCCGGTGCTCTACCTCGATGTGCGCGACGATGGCGTCGGCACCACCGCCGAGGCGCTGAACGACCCGCGCAGCTACGGCGTGATGGGCATGCGCGAGCGCGCGGCACACTTCGGCGGGCGCCTCACGATCGACAGCGCGCCCGGCCAGGGCACGCTGGTGCGGTTGGTGATGCCGCTCGCGCCGGAGGAGCGGCCATGA
- a CDS encoding sensor domain-containing diguanylate cyclase: protein MPAVPAARAENDADRVAHLRRFEILDSLPEGAYDDIVALASQLCGAPIALISLVDAERQWFKARVGLEAQETPRDLAFCDHALLRPDAVFTIPDAHADPRFADNPLVTGPPHIRFYAGAPILVEGGLPMGTVCVIDTQPRLLAPAQAAALQALARQTAALLALRAHTRLAQQQAAELAKTSAEAQRERQRSAELLDLVLRGGNLGLWDIHVPSSVWTANARELEMLGHAADGAGPSTTDWRTLIHPDDWPQVRAALQAHLGGAAPAFQCEHRMRHRAGHWIWVQSHAVVVDRSADGQPLRVVGTHRDVTRRKEAEAEIELAHARLQQLSTTDALTGVGNRRHFDDCLAREWARSARTHQPLALLMIDIDHFKLYNDRYGHPAGDDCLRRVAELITACARRGGEIVARYGGEEFAVLLPGTPIDGARAVAQRCLQALRDGAIEHLASPTDGVVSLSIGVAVRVAGKSIEPKALTDAADAALYEAKRGGRDRLAVGTAG from the coding sequence ATGCCCGCTGTTCCCGCTGCCCGTGCCGAGAACGACGCCGATCGCGTGGCGCACCTGCGCCGCTTCGAGATCCTCGACAGCCTGCCCGAGGGGGCCTACGACGACATCGTGGCGCTGGCCTCGCAGCTCTGCGGCGCGCCGATCGCGCTGATCTCGCTGGTCGACGCCGAACGCCAGTGGTTCAAGGCCCGCGTCGGCCTCGAGGCCCAGGAGACCCCGCGCGACCTGGCCTTCTGCGACCACGCGCTGCTGCGGCCGGACGCGGTGTTCACGATCCCCGACGCCCATGCCGACCCGCGCTTCGCCGACAACCCGCTGGTCACCGGGCCGCCGCACATCCGCTTCTACGCCGGTGCACCGATCCTCGTGGAGGGCGGGCTGCCGATGGGCACGGTGTGCGTCATCGACACGCAGCCGCGCCTGCTGGCGCCGGCCCAGGCCGCGGCGCTGCAGGCCCTGGCACGCCAGACCGCGGCGCTGCTGGCGCTGCGTGCGCACACGCGCCTGGCGCAGCAGCAGGCGGCCGAACTGGCGAAGACCTCGGCCGAGGCGCAGCGCGAGCGGCAGCGCAGCGCGGAGTTGCTGGACCTGGTGCTGCGCGGCGGCAACCTCGGTCTCTGGGACATCCACGTGCCCTCCAGCGTCTGGACCGCGAACGCGCGCGAACTCGAGATGCTGGGGCATGCCGCCGACGGGGCCGGGCCGAGCACCACCGACTGGCGCACGCTGATCCATCCCGACGACTGGCCGCAGGTGCGGGCCGCGCTGCAGGCCCACCTGGGCGGCGCGGCGCCGGCCTTCCAGTGCGAGCACCGCATGCGGCATCGCGCGGGCCACTGGATCTGGGTGCAGAGCCATGCGGTGGTGGTCGACCGCAGCGCGGACGGGCAGCCGCTGCGCGTGGTCGGCACGCACCGCGACGTGACGCGCCGCAAGGAGGCCGAGGCCGAGATCGAGCTGGCGCATGCGCGGCTGCAGCAGCTGTCGACGACCGATGCGCTGACCGGGGTGGGCAACCGGCGCCATTTCGACGACTGCCTGGCCCGCGAGTGGGCGCGCAGCGCGCGGACACACCAGCCGCTGGCGCTGCTGATGATCGACATCGACCACTTCAAGCTCTACAACGACCGCTACGGCCACCCTGCCGGCGACGACTGCCTGCGCCGCGTGGCCGAGCTCATCACCGCCTGCGCGCGGCGCGGCGGCGAGATCGTGGCGCGCTACGGCGGCGAGGAGTTCGCGGTGCTGCTGCCGGGCACGCCGATCGATGGCGCGCGGGCCGTCGCGCAGCGCTGCCTGCAGGCGCTGCGCGACGGCGCGATCGAGCACCTGGCATCGCCGACCGACGGCGTGGTGTCGCTGAGCATCGGCGTGGCCGTGCGGGTGGCGGGCAAGTCGATCGAGCCCAAGGCCCTCACCGACGCGGCAGACGCCGCGCTCTACGAGGCCAAGCGCGGCGGCCGGGACCGGCTGGCCGTCGGTACCGCGGGCTGA